The Thalassotalea nanhaiensis genome has a window encoding:
- a CDS encoding patatin-like phospholipase family protein: protein MIKKHKQKTVSLVLGSGGAKGLTHIGVIRWLEEHNYKIESISGSSIGALVGGIYAAGQLDVYEKWVRAISKFDLMVLMDISWDKGGFIKGDKIINSLEKLVGQQNIEDLPINFTAITTDIDKEKEIWINKGDLFTAIRASISIPMIFTPYTYKGKRVIDGGILNPVPIAPTFVDDTDLTIAVNLGGATEYPKGKPGNVKMMREISASPFKKKIHRFVASLTKNKPRERHNWDAYDVANHAIDAMQSQIARHRLAASPPNVLIEIPRNACGTMEFSKANEMIALGYERAEQAMSLHST from the coding sequence ATGATTAAAAAACACAAACAGAAGACCGTATCATTAGTTCTTGGCAGCGGCGGCGCTAAAGGCTTAACCCATATAGGTGTAATTCGTTGGCTAGAAGAACACAATTATAAAATTGAATCCATTTCAGGTAGTTCAATTGGCGCATTGGTTGGCGGTATATATGCTGCAGGTCAGTTAGACGTTTATGAAAAGTGGGTACGCGCAATATCTAAGTTCGACCTAATGGTACTCATGGATATTTCATGGGATAAAGGTGGCTTTATCAAAGGCGACAAGATCATAAACTCATTAGAAAAACTTGTTGGCCAACAAAACATCGAAGATTTACCAATAAACTTTACCGCGATAACCACAGATATTGATAAAGAAAAAGAAATTTGGATAAATAAAGGCGATTTATTTACCGCCATAAGAGCATCTATATCCATTCCTATGATTTTTACTCCTTATACCTATAAAGGTAAACGAGTTATTGACGGTGGTATATTAAACCCAGTGCCGATTGCACCAACCTTTGTCGATGATACCGACTTAACCATAGCCGTTAATTTAGGTGGCGCTACGGAATATCCGAAAGGCAAACCTGGTAACGTAAAAATGATGCGCGAAATAAGCGCCTCACCATTTAAAAAGAAAATTCATCGCTTTGTTGCCAGCCTCACCAAAAACAAACCTAGGGAGCGTCATAACTGGGATGCATATGATGTTGCCAACCACGCTATTGATGCGATGCAAAGTCAAATAGCAAGACATCGTTTAGCTGCATCACCACCTAATGTATTAATCGAAATACCTAGAAATGCTTGTGGTACTATGGAGTTTAGTAAAGCGAATGAAATGATAGCATTGGGATACGAAAGAGCTGAACAAGCTATGTCTTTACACTCAACATAA
- a CDS encoding META domain-containing protein: protein MNSLLKKLSLGITASILCVACQSNDIEKEQETVVHTLTGQVWNLTTLAGVKATLGENNKPVSIEFLTEKNTYRGYGGCNNYSGRYESEEHNLEIGPARATRMFCQKGSEQENKLFNALSAVDNYIISEKTLTVSDDLNQVLAVFTTK from the coding sequence ATGAATTCATTACTTAAAAAATTAAGTCTAGGTATTACCGCATCAATATTATGTGTAGCTTGCCAAAGCAATGACATTGAAAAGGAACAGGAAACTGTCGTTCATACATTAACTGGACAAGTGTGGAATTTAACGACACTTGCAGGTGTTAAGGCAACATTAGGTGAAAACAATAAACCGGTAAGCATAGAGTTTTTAACTGAAAAGAATACTTATCGAGGCTACGGCGGTTGTAACAATTATTCAGGACGCTATGAATCTGAAGAGCATAACCTGGAAATTGGTCCTGCTAGAGCAACTCGTATGTTCTGTCAAAAGGGTTCAGAGCAAGAAAATAAATTGTTTAATGCCTTAAGCGCTGTCGATAACTATATAATTAGCGAAAAAACATTAACTGTTTCAGATGACTTAAATCAGGTTTTAGCCGTATTTACGACTAAATAA
- a CDS encoding YheU family protein, which translates to MIIDIEQISKEALNAIIEDYILREGTDYGESECSMDDKKQQIKAQLSSKQIVLVYSELHETVNILPFEQFTSHE; encoded by the coding sequence ATGATTATCGATATTGAACAAATTAGTAAAGAAGCATTAAATGCAATTATTGAAGACTATATATTACGAGAAGGCACTGATTACGGTGAGTCTGAATGTTCAATGGATGACAAAAAACAGCAAATAAAAGCTCAGTTAAGCAGTAAACAAATCGTTTTAGTGTATTCTGAGCTTCATGAAACGGTAAATATATTACCGTTTGAGCAATTTACTTCTCACGAGTAA
- a CDS encoding YceI family protein, with amino-acid sequence MKTFISLISVLTMFISLPTFAIWQLDNKQSIVSFVSIKKADIAEAHHFDVLEGMIKTNGEAKVTIALASVDSAIEIRDTRLKEMLFKTDLFPSAVMTANISNKFIDELAVGESSELMLQGRLELNGNKKSVQVPTWVTKVSETKLMVVSIKAVIINAKDFGLEEGVQQLQKVASLPSISNAVPVSFVLTFTREK; translated from the coding sequence ATGAAAACATTTATTAGCCTAATTTCAGTTTTAACCATGTTCATCAGTTTACCTACGTTTGCTATTTGGCAGTTAGATAATAAACAATCGATTGTTAGTTTTGTCAGTATTAAAAAAGCTGATATTGCCGAAGCGCATCACTTTGATGTACTTGAAGGAATGATCAAAACTAATGGTGAAGCTAAGGTTACAATTGCACTGGCAAGTGTTGATAGCGCGATTGAAATTAGAGATACGCGTTTAAAGGAAATGCTGTTCAAAACTGATCTGTTTCCAAGCGCGGTTATGACCGCCAATATAAGCAATAAATTTATAGATGAATTAGCGGTAGGTGAAAGTTCAGAGTTAATGCTGCAAGGGCGTCTAGAGCTAAATGGTAATAAAAAAAGTGTACAAGTTCCAACTTGGGTAACCAAAGTCAGTGAAACAAAGTTAATGGTCGTTAGCATAAAAGCCGTGATCATTAACGCTAAAGATTTTGGTTTAGAAGAAGGGGTACAACAGTTACAAAAAGTTGCTTCACTACCAAGCATTAGTAATGCTGTACCGGTGAGTTTTGTATTAACGTTTACTCGTGAGAAGTAA
- a CDS encoding hydrolase, which translates to MLKNSSFKPAWWLSNRHLQTMAAKILRRNQTIEVINETVELPDGDFVDLAWTEDPNLHPLKPIVYVLHGLEGSINSHYAKGMMEAIKDKGWIGLLMHFRGCSGRPNRQGPSYHSGDTWDIHYCTEYLKERFANRPLAILGFSLGGNVLANYLAEDPNNPFRCAAVICAPLHLASCSSQIDQGFSKVYQKYLVDMLKDSTTEKISLKLISHIELAELDKIKTLYDFDHKVTAPINGFESAEDYYEKASGLYRLDKITKPTLVIHAMDDPFLCHKYLDEIPENGLIDFEVSDHGGHVGFISGNNPFKPQYWLEHRVLDFIEEKFSE; encoded by the coding sequence ATGTTAAAAAACAGTTCATTCAAACCTGCTTGGTGGTTAAGTAATCGACACTTACAAACCATGGCTGCCAAAATTTTACGCCGTAATCAAACCATCGAAGTAATCAACGAAACTGTTGAATTACCCGATGGTGATTTTGTTGATCTTGCCTGGACTGAAGATCCAAATTTGCACCCTTTAAAGCCAATTGTTTATGTGCTTCATGGTCTAGAAGGTTCTATTAACAGCCATTATGCAAAAGGCATGATGGAAGCAATAAAAGACAAAGGCTGGATCGGATTATTAATGCACTTTCGAGGCTGCAGCGGACGCCCTAACCGTCAAGGTCCGTCATATCATAGTGGTGACACTTGGGACATCCATTATTGTACAGAGTATTTAAAAGAGCGATTTGCGAACAGGCCATTAGCCATATTAGGCTTTTCACTGGGTGGTAATGTATTGGCTAATTATTTAGCCGAAGATCCTAATAATCCATTTCGTTGTGCAGCAGTTATTTGCGCCCCACTACACTTGGCAAGCTGTAGTTCACAAATAGACCAAGGATTTTCGAAGGTGTACCAAAAATATCTGGTCGATATGTTGAAAGACAGTACTACTGAAAAAATAAGCCTTAAGCTTATTTCCCATATTGAACTTGCTGAATTAGATAAAATTAAAACACTTTACGACTTTGATCATAAAGTCACGGCGCCAATCAACGGTTTTGAAAGTGCTGAAGATTATTATGAAAAGGCCAGTGGCCTGTATCGACTTGATAAAATAACTAAACCAACTTTAGTTATTCATGCCATGGACGACCCATTTCTTTGCCATAAATATTTGGATGAAATTCCAGAAAATGGTCTAATTGATTTTGAAGTTAGTGATCACGGTGGCCATGTTGGCTTTATTAGTGGCAATAACCCCTTCAAACCACAATACTGGCTTGAGCATAGAGTATTAGACTTTATTGAAGAGAAATTTAGTGAATGA
- the cysQ gene encoding 3'(2'),5'-bisphosphate nucleotidase CysQ codes for MTISQSLLDIAIASAKKAGVEVMRFYQEGNFEQFTKDDESPVTSADLAANKILEDELSRLTPDIPIISEESTYLPLAEREHWTRYWLLDPIDGTGEFIAGSGDFAVNVALVENGWPKIGVIHAPAHQVTYFAETGKGAFKQDTHSTKQINVADYDGKRAINVGVSRRQKLAVMAQYLNDDYAYNHIPLGSCSLKSCQIAEGITDCYLRIGPTGEWDTGASQCILEEAGGTILDSELNALSYNKRESLMNPDFNGIGNQQINWQDIIKPHRCERDY; via the coding sequence ATGACAATAAGCCAAAGCTTATTAGATATTGCTATTGCCAGTGCCAAAAAAGCAGGTGTTGAGGTGATGCGATTTTACCAAGAAGGTAATTTTGAACAATTCACTAAAGATGATGAGTCGCCTGTAACAAGTGCCGACTTGGCCGCTAATAAAATATTGGAAGACGAATTATCGCGGTTAACACCGGATATACCAATCATCTCAGAAGAAAGCACTTATTTACCCTTAGCTGAAAGAGAGCATTGGACACGATATTGGTTATTAGATCCTATCGACGGTACTGGAGAGTTTATTGCAGGTAGTGGTGACTTTGCGGTGAATGTTGCCTTGGTTGAAAATGGCTGGCCTAAAATTGGCGTAATACATGCGCCTGCTCATCAGGTTACCTATTTTGCCGAAACAGGCAAAGGCGCATTTAAACAAGACACGCATAGTACTAAGCAAATAAACGTTGCAGACTATGATGGCAAACGTGCGATAAATGTTGGTGTTAGCCGTAGACAAAAGCTTGCTGTAATGGCGCAATATTTGAATGATGATTATGCATATAACCACATTCCGTTAGGTAGTTGTTCATTAAAAAGTTGCCAGATAGCTGAAGGAATAACCGATTGTTATTTGAGAATAGGGCCAACAGGTGAGTGGGATACCGGTGCCAGCCAATGTATTTTAGAAGAAGCCGGCGGTACAATCTTAGACAGCGAATTAAATGCTCTTAGCTATAACAAGCGAGAAAGTCTAATGAATCCTGACTTTAACGGTATTGGCAATCAGCAAATTAATTGGCAAGATATCATCAAACCACACCGATGCGAACGCGATTATTAA
- the nudE gene encoding ADP compounds hydrolase NudE has translation MDKSTKLKLPEILASKEVAKSRLVTVEQIELKFSNNELRTYEKIKGAGRGAVLIVPLLNEDTIILIREYCAGTHSYQLGFPKGLIDAGEEPSEAANRELQEEIKMAATELTFVHKVSLAPAFFNATMEIFMASGLYESALEGDEPEPLQIVHWKLSDYKNLLAQPDFTEARSISALMLVKDLLKGNK, from the coding sequence GTGGATAAATCAACTAAACTTAAATTACCAGAGATACTTGCTTCTAAAGAAGTCGCAAAAAGTCGACTGGTTACAGTTGAACAAATTGAATTAAAGTTTAGTAATAATGAACTGCGAACTTATGAGAAAATAAAAGGCGCAGGTAGAGGCGCTGTTTTAATTGTACCTTTGCTGAACGAAGACACTATTATTTTAATTAGAGAGTATTGTGCTGGCACTCATTCATATCAATTAGGTTTTCCAAAAGGCCTAATTGATGCTGGTGAGGAGCCTTCTGAAGCAGCGAATAGAGAGTTACAAGAAGAAATTAAAATGGCGGCAACAGAGCTAACATTTGTTCATAAAGTTAGTTTAGCTCCGGCGTTTTTTAATGCCACTATGGAAATATTTATGGCTAGTGGACTCTATGAAAGTGCGCTTGAAGGTGACGAACCTGAACCACTACAAATTGTGCACTGGAAACTCAGTGATTATAAAAATTTACTCGCACAACCTGATTTTACTGAAGCTCGCAGTATTTCAGCGTTAATGTTAGTGAAAGACTTACTTAAGGGAAACAAATGA
- the yrfG gene encoding GMP/IMP nucleotidase: MFDWSKIHTVLLDMDGTLLDLHFDNHFWMEHLPKRYANHAQISLEQAHVYLKSRYEQVEGTISWYCLDYWAEQIQMPITELKREVQHLIKLRDDAHDFLVALKNSGREVILVTNAHPDSLSLKIERTQLHEYFDQLISCHQFGVTKESQLLWQRLQQHIGFDNENTLFVDDSINILDSAKNFGIKHLLAVANPDSKQANREITEYPAITDYSVLLNDIKNPFQS; this comes from the coding sequence ATGTTTGATTGGTCAAAAATTCATACCGTGTTGCTTGACATGGATGGTACCTTACTTGATTTACATTTTGATAATCATTTTTGGATGGAACATCTTCCCAAAAGATACGCAAACCATGCACAAATTAGCTTAGAGCAAGCACATGTTTATCTAAAGTCGCGTTATGAACAAGTTGAAGGCACAATATCTTGGTATTGTTTAGACTATTGGGCCGAACAAATTCAGATGCCAATCACTGAGCTAAAAAGAGAAGTACAGCATTTAATCAAACTTAGAGACGATGCCCATGACTTTTTAGTGGCATTAAAAAATTCAGGCCGTGAAGTAATACTGGTTACTAACGCACATCCCGACAGTTTATCGTTAAAAATTGAACGCACACAATTGCATGAGTATTTTGATCAGCTTATCTCTTGCCATCAATTTGGGGTAACAAAGGAATCGCAATTATTATGGCAGCGATTACAGCAACATATTGGCTTTGACAATGAAAACACCTTATTTGTCGATGACAGTATTAATATTCTTGATTCAGCCAAAAATTTTGGCATAAAACATTTACTGGCTGTCGCTAACCCAGACAGTAAACAAGCGAATAGAGAAATAACTGAATATCCGGCAATTACCGACTACAGTGTTTTATTAAACGATATTAAAAACCCTTTCCAGAGCTGA